From Pseudomonas sp. StFLB209, a single genomic window includes:
- the dacB gene encoding D-alanyl-D-alanine carboxypeptidase/D-alanyl-D-alanine endopeptidase, with protein MIRSLRPLLLASVLLPFAFQVHAAPINTTLPPKVQQALKASKLTDDALSLVTIPLTGPGTPTVFNADVSVNPASTMKLVTTFAALEILGPTHQWKTEFFTDGTLSNGVLRGNLYLKGGGDPKLNMEKLWLLMRDLRANGVQQVTGDLILDRSHFVQPQLPVFDDDGGDHSKPFLVRPDSLLVNLKALRFVTRNDDGRILVAVEPPIATIRIDNQVKNIAAKQCGDDVRYNPVPQADGSLLVQVTGQLAKGCNSQTYLSLLDHQAYAAGAVRAIWQELGGSIQGADKVGNVPSGAKLLARAFSPDLVEVIRDINKYSNNTMAQQLFLSLGQEFRTSADGDDAKAAQRVIRQWLAKKGITAPHLVMENGSGLSRAERVSAREMAVLLQAAWRSPYAAEFTSSMPLAGMDGTMRKRLKRTPLLGEAHIKTGTLNTVRAIAGYSRDSNGNTWAVVAILNDPRPFGASSVLDEVLVDLYRQPKLNATTVSIQQP; from the coding sequence ATGATCAGATCCTTGCGCCCCTTGTTACTGGCCAGCGTTCTTCTGCCGTTCGCTTTTCAGGTCCATGCAGCACCGATCAACACCACCCTCCCGCCCAAGGTCCAGCAGGCTCTGAAAGCCAGCAAGCTGACCGACGACGCACTGTCGCTGGTGACCATACCGCTCACCGGCCCCGGCACGCCCACCGTGTTCAATGCCGATGTGTCGGTCAACCCGGCCTCGACCATGAAGCTGGTCACCACCTTCGCCGCCCTGGAAATCCTTGGTCCCACCCACCAATGGAAAACCGAGTTCTTCACCGACGGCACCCTGAGCAACGGGGTCCTGCGCGGCAATCTGTACCTCAAAGGCGGGGGCGACCCCAAGCTGAACATGGAAAAGCTCTGGCTGCTGATGCGCGACCTGCGCGCCAATGGCGTACAGCAGGTCACCGGCGACCTGATCCTGGACCGCAGTCATTTTGTCCAGCCACAACTGCCTGTCTTCGATGATGACGGCGGCGACCACAGCAAGCCGTTTCTGGTCCGCCCTGACTCGCTACTGGTCAACCTCAAGGCCCTGCGCTTCGTGACCCGCAACGACGACGGGCGCATTCTGGTGGCGGTAGAGCCGCCGATCGCCACGATCCGGATCGACAATCAGGTCAAGAATATCGCCGCCAAGCAGTGCGGCGACGATGTCCGTTACAACCCGGTGCCGCAGGCCGACGGTAGCCTGCTGGTGCAGGTGACCGGCCAGTTGGCCAAAGGCTGCAACTCTCAGACTTATCTGTCGCTGCTTGATCATCAGGCCTACGCGGCCGGGGCCGTGCGCGCGATCTGGCAAGAGCTGGGCGGCAGCATTCAGGGCGCTGACAAGGTCGGTAACGTGCCATCGGGTGCCAAGTTGCTGGCCCGGGCTTTTTCGCCGGATCTGGTGGAAGTGATCCGCGACATCAACAAATACAGCAACAACACCATGGCCCAGCAGTTGTTCCTGAGCCTCGGCCAAGAGTTCCGCACCAGCGCCGATGGCGATGACGCCAAGGCCGCGCAACGGGTGATTCGCCAGTGGCTGGCCAAAAAGGGCATCACCGCACCGCATCTGGTCATGGAAAATGGCTCGGGCCTGTCGCGGGCCGAGCGGGTCAGTGCCCGTGAAATGGCCGTCCTGCTGCAAGCCGCCTGGCGCAGCCCGTATGCCGCCGAGTTCACCAGCTCGATGCCGCTGGCCGGGATGGACGGGACCATGCGCAAACGCCTCAAACGCACCCCGCTGCTGGGTGAGGCGCATATCAAGACCGGCACCCTGAACACCGTTCGAGCGATTGCCGGCTACAGCCGCGACAGCAACGGCAACACCTGGGCGGTGGTGGCGATCCTCAACGACCCGCGCCCGTTCGGCGCCTCATCGGTGCTCGACGAGGTGCTGGTCGATCTGTACCGCCAGCCCAAGCTGAACGCCACCACCGTGTCGATCCAGCAGCCCTGA
- a CDS encoding YggL family protein: MATNRSRRLRKKLCVDEFQELGFELNLEFKEDLSEEAIDAFLDAFLTEAMDANGLDYVGGDDYGLVCLANRGSVNEQQRAAVEAWLKARPEPTKVEVSPLLDAWYPDKPINPTA; the protein is encoded by the coding sequence ATGGCTACTAACCGCTCCCGTCGTCTGCGCAAGAAGCTCTGTGTGGATGAGTTCCAGGAACTGGGTTTTGAACTCAACCTGGAATTCAAGGAAGACCTGTCCGAAGAAGCAATCGACGCCTTCCTCGACGCCTTCCTGACCGAAGCCATGGACGCCAATGGCCTGGACTATGTCGGCGGTGACGACTACGGCCTGGTTTGCCTGGCCAACCGCGGCTCGGTCAACGAACAACAGCGCGCAGCCGTGGAAGCCTGGCTCAAGGCTCGCCCGGAGCCAACCAAGGTCGAAGTCAGCCCGCTGCTGGACGCCTGGTACCCGGACAAGCCGATCAACCCGACGGCCTGA
- a CDS encoding transporter substrate-binding domain-containing protein, with protein sequence MNMLISRCLEPAKPAICLLLILVATSALGNPDPYTLLGRTGPVAISPPLSNHQQRWLAERHELVLGTSAPDYPPFDISVSGRDYEGISADYASVISQALNVPVRTLRFESRSAAIDALKQGRIDLLGSANRFEAIDSGISLSLPYATDQPVLVSHSDDTRPLSAGLAGLRLSMVYHYLPPDEVQTQYPGAILQTYPSFRSAINAVAFGQADVFLGDTISTRYVINHGYLNNIRMARFGKHEASGFGFAVRHDNPDLLEILNRTLRAIPSETRNDIARRWNAADDLAPSDQSLQLSAAEHAWISRHPKLRVVVDPADAPLSFFDNTGNLRGVSADVLDLLRLRTGLQFDIRPASSAQDMAQQLAREEADLIAALLPDQALGGQLTYSRPYLDNAFVLVTRLGEDQPTLLQQLSGKRLAVAGSDTLQAWLAQHHRLIEQTPYDSAHQALTLLMRGQVEGVVMPLLSANYLLSAPEFENRLHITATAGEAPALISLASRSNNPELAAIINKALVSITPQEMASIHDRWRTWSSAANHHDYRPLLYRVLLGAGVTLLALLAWNAWMRRQISQRKAAERALSDQLQFMGAMLDGTPHPLYVRDREGRLRLCNDSYLQTFATQRDQVIGHTVTEGVLSDPDQARQYAEDYRQVMASGTPLITDRPLHIGQRRLTIYHWILPFHDSLGEMQGTIGGWIDISERRQLLEDLQAAKDSADNANRAKSTFLATMSHEIRTPMNAVIGMLELALKRADQGQLERPAIEVAYSSANDLLELIGDILDIARIEAGQLSLNPERARLRLLSGAVVRMFEGLAQQKNLALKLEFDSRLDVDVLIDPLRFKQVLSNLISNAIKFTAAGQVRVTLQAGKQSSHEHLDLKLSVQDSGIGISASDQQRLFEPFAQVDNNGQMPRSGAGLGLVICRTLCTMMGGKLHLQSRPGQGTCVTFELMLERLATDQPAAQETSVILPAVSPPTPALNILVVDDHPANRMVLTQQLEFLGHRCQSAEHGKVGLQLWQQTDFDLLMVDCNMPVMNGYELTGAIRDQELLEQRLPCIIWGFTANAQPEEIQRCRDAGMDDCLFKPIGLGVLGERLASLAAAPEHGARALLFDPGSLEKLTAGRNEMTRRLLRQLLDSNQQDRQALIGLDPHHQRPDLQAMAHRIKGAARIICATPLVEACEALERACTPVAATGQVRACQQHLDAVMQTLEKQLQEQLRKS encoded by the coding sequence ATGAATATGCTGATATCAAGATGCCTTGAACCTGCCAAGCCAGCCATCTGCCTGTTACTGATCCTGGTGGCCACCTCGGCGCTCGGCAACCCCGATCCTTACACCTTGCTGGGGCGCACCGGGCCGGTGGCGATATCACCGCCACTGAGCAACCATCAGCAGCGCTGGCTGGCCGAGCGCCACGAGCTGGTCCTTGGCACCTCGGCCCCCGATTATCCGCCGTTCGACATCAGCGTTTCAGGCCGTGACTACGAAGGGATCAGCGCCGACTACGCCAGCGTCATCTCCCAGGCGCTCAACGTGCCGGTCCGGACCCTGCGCTTCGAAAGCCGCAGTGCAGCCATCGACGCACTTAAACAGGGACGTATCGACCTGCTGGGCAGCGCCAACCGCTTCGAGGCGATTGACAGCGGCATCAGCCTGTCGCTGCCCTACGCAACGGATCAGCCGGTGCTGGTCAGCCACAGCGACGATACCCGGCCACTAAGCGCCGGCCTTGCGGGTCTGCGCCTGAGCATGGTCTATCACTATCTGCCGCCCGACGAGGTCCAGACCCAGTACCCAGGCGCGATACTACAGACCTACCCGTCGTTTCGCAGTGCCATCAACGCCGTGGCGTTCGGTCAGGCCGATGTGTTTCTCGGCGACACCATCTCGACCCGCTACGTGATCAACCACGGTTATCTCAATAACATCCGCATGGCGCGCTTCGGCAAGCACGAAGCCAGTGGCTTTGGTTTTGCCGTGCGCCACGACAATCCTGACCTGCTGGAGATTCTCAACCGCACACTGCGGGCCATCCCAAGCGAAACACGCAACGACATTGCGCGGCGCTGGAATGCCGCAGACGACCTCGCGCCGTCAGACCAGAGCCTGCAGCTGAGCGCCGCCGAACACGCCTGGATCAGCCGACATCCAAAACTGCGCGTCGTCGTCGACCCTGCCGATGCGCCGCTGAGCTTCTTCGACAACACCGGCAACCTGCGTGGCGTCAGCGCTGATGTACTGGACCTGCTGCGCCTGCGCACTGGCCTGCAGTTCGACATTCGCCCGGCCAGCAGCGCGCAAGACATGGCCCAGCAACTGGCCCGCGAGGAAGCTGACCTGATCGCTGCTCTGCTGCCGGATCAAGCGCTTGGCGGACAGCTGACTTACAGCCGCCCGTACCTGGACAACGCTTTTGTACTGGTCACCCGGCTGGGCGAGGATCAGCCGACCCTGTTGCAGCAACTCAGCGGCAAGCGCCTCGCCGTCGCCGGCTCCGACACCCTGCAAGCCTGGCTTGCCCAACACCATCGACTGATTGAACAGACCCCCTACGACAGCGCACACCAGGCCCTGACGCTGCTGATGCGCGGCCAGGTCGAAGGGGTGGTCATGCCGCTGCTCAGCGCCAATTACCTGCTATCGGCACCCGAATTCGAAAATCGTCTGCACATCACTGCCACCGCCGGTGAAGCCCCAGCCCTGATTAGCCTGGCCAGCCGCAGCAATAACCCGGAACTCGCCGCGATCATCAACAAGGCGCTGGTCAGCATCACGCCACAGGAAATGGCCAGCATCCACGATCGCTGGCGAACCTGGAGCAGCGCGGCCAATCACCATGACTACCGGCCGCTGCTCTACCGCGTGCTGCTCGGCGCGGGCGTGACGCTTCTGGCGCTGCTGGCCTGGAACGCCTGGATGCGCCGCCAGATCAGCCAGCGCAAAGCCGCCGAACGCGCGTTGAGCGATCAACTGCAGTTCATGGGCGCGATGCTCGACGGCACCCCGCATCCGCTCTACGTTCGCGACCGCGAAGGCCGCCTGCGGCTGTGCAACGACAGCTATCTACAAACCTTTGCAACGCAGCGCGACCAGGTCATCGGCCACACCGTCACCGAGGGCGTGCTGAGTGACCCGGACCAGGCACGGCAGTACGCCGAGGATTATCGCCAGGTGATGGCCAGCGGTACGCCGCTGATCACCGACCGGCCTCTGCACATCGGCCAGCGACGGCTGACCATCTATCACTGGATCCTGCCATTTCACGACTCGCTGGGTGAGATGCAAGGCACCATCGGTGGCTGGATCGATATCAGCGAGCGGCGTCAGTTGCTCGAAGACCTGCAGGCCGCCAAAGACAGCGCCGATAACGCCAACCGGGCAAAAAGCACCTTCCTGGCGACCATGAGCCACGAAATCCGCACCCCGATGAACGCCGTGATCGGCATGCTTGAGCTGGCCCTCAAGCGCGCTGACCAAGGACAACTGGAGCGCCCGGCCATCGAGGTGGCCTACAGTTCGGCCAATGACCTGCTGGAACTGATCGGCGACATTCTCGATATCGCGCGTATCGAGGCCGGGCAATTGAGCCTCAACCCTGAACGCGCCCGCCTGCGCCTGCTGAGCGGCGCGGTGGTGCGCATGTTCGAAGGCCTGGCGCAACAGAAAAACCTTGCGCTGAAACTTGAATTCGACAGCCGGCTCGACGTTGACGTGCTGATTGACCCGTTGCGCTTCAAGCAGGTTCTATCCAACCTGATCAGCAACGCAATCAAGTTCACCGCGGCCGGCCAGGTGCGCGTCACGCTGCAAGCCGGCAAGCAATCGAGCCATGAACACCTGGACCTGAAACTGAGCGTTCAGGACAGCGGCATCGGCATCAGCGCCAGCGACCAGCAACGCCTGTTCGAACCCTTCGCCCAGGTTGACAACAACGGACAAATGCCGCGCAGCGGCGCCGGCCTGGGCCTGGTCATCTGCCGCACGCTGTGCACCATGATGGGCGGCAAGCTGCACTTGCAAAGCCGTCCAGGACAAGGCACCTGTGTGACCTTCGAACTGATGCTGGAGCGTCTGGCAACTGACCAACCCGCTGCGCAGGAGACGTCCGTCATATTGCCTGCCGTTTCGCCCCCAACACCTGCGCTGAACATTCTGGTGGTCGACGACCATCCGGCCAACCGGATGGTGCTGACCCAGCAGTTGGAGTTTCTCGGCCATCGCTGCCAGAGCGCAGAACATGGCAAGGTCGGCCTGCAGCTGTGGCAGCAAACCGATTTCGATCTGCTGATGGTCGACTGCAACATGCCAGTGATGAATGGCTATGAACTGACAGGTGCAATCCGCGACCAGGAACTGCTTGAACAACGCTTGCCGTGCATCATCTGGGGCTTCACCGCCAACGCTCAACCGGAAGAAATCCAGCGCTGCCGCGACGCCGGCATGGATGACTGCCTGTTCAAACCGATCGGCCTGGGCGTGCTGGGTGAGCGACTGGCAAGCCTTGCAGCGGCACCAGAGCATGGTGCCAGAGCGCTGCTGTTCGACCCGGGCAGCCTCGAAAAGCTGACCGCAGGACGCAACGAGATGACCCGGCGACTGCTTCGCCAGTTGCTCGACAGCAACCAGCAGGACCGTCAGGCGCTGATCGGCCTCGACCCGCATCACCAGCGCCCGGACCTCCAGGCCATGGCCCACCGGATCAAGGGCGCAGCGCGGATCATCTGTGCGACCCCCTTGGTCGAAGCCTGCGAAGCTCTGGAGCGGGCCTGCACCCCGGTCGCGGCAACAGGCCAAGTCAGAGCCTGCCAGCAGCATCTTGATGCCGTCATGCAGACGCTGGAAAAACAGCTGCAGGAGCAGTTGCGCAAAAGCTGA
- a CDS encoding response regulator transcription factor: MNSVFIIDDHPVIRLAVRMLLENENYEVVGETDNGVDAMQMVRECMPDLIILDISIPKLDGLEVLARFNAMGLPSKILVLTSQTPSLFAIRCMQSGAAGYVCKQEDLSELLSSVKAVLSGYNYFPSQALSAPPGEDGKPSEIELFKLVNDRELMVLQLFAQGRSNKEIAKGMFLSNKTVSTYKTRLMQKLRTRTLVELIDMAKRNSLV; the protein is encoded by the coding sequence ATGAACTCAGTTTTTATCATCGACGATCATCCGGTCATTCGTCTGGCCGTACGTATGCTGCTGGAAAACGAAAACTATGAAGTGGTCGGCGAGACCGATAACGGCGTAGACGCCATGCAGATGGTCCGCGAGTGCATGCCTGACCTGATCATTCTCGACATCAGCATTCCCAAGCTTGATGGCCTGGAAGTGCTGGCCCGCTTCAACGCCATGGGGCTGCCTTCGAAGATTCTGGTCCTGACCTCCCAGACCCCCAGTCTGTTCGCCATCCGCTGCATGCAGTCGGGCGCGGCCGGTTATGTGTGCAAACAGGAAGACCTCAGCGAACTGCTCAGCTCGGTCAAAGCGGTATTATCCGGCTACAATTACTTCCCCAGCCAGGCACTTAGTGCGCCCCCCGGAGAAGATGGCAAGCCCAGCGAAATCGAACTGTTCAAACTGGTCAATGATCGCGAATTGATGGTACTTCAGTTATTTGCCCAGGGACGCTCCAACAAGGAAATCGCCAAAGGCATGTTTCTCAGCAACAAGACGGTCAGCACCTATAAAACCCGCCTCATGCAGAAGCTCAGAACCCGAACCCTGGTAGAACTTATCGACATGGCAAAACGCAATTCGTTGGTATGA
- a CDS encoding response regulator — protein MPRHNLRILLVEDHPFQLIATQALLNNQGYFLLTPALNAAEAFAALERSHTPYDLLLCDQRLPDLPGLELVGQAWRKGLVRQAIIFSGLTEEGLLQLEHTARRRALPLLGCLSKPLRVADLARLLDRP, from the coding sequence ATGCCCAGACACAACCTGCGGATCCTGCTGGTGGAAGATCATCCGTTCCAGTTGATCGCCACCCAAGCGTTGCTCAACAATCAGGGCTATTTTCTGCTCACGCCGGCCCTTAACGCCGCCGAAGCCTTCGCCGCGCTTGAGCGCAGCCACACGCCTTACGACCTGCTGCTCTGCGATCAGCGCCTGCCCGACCTGCCAGGGCTGGAGCTGGTCGGCCAGGCCTGGCGTAAAGGGCTGGTACGCCAGGCGATCATCTTCAGCGGTCTGACCGAAGAGGGCCTGCTGCAGCTCGAACACACCGCCCGACGCCGCGCGCTACCGCTGCTGGGCTGCCTGAGCAAACCGCTGCGCGTTGCCGATCTGGCCCGCTTGCTCGATAGACCTTGA
- a CDS encoding deoxyguanosinetriphosphate triphosphohydrolase — protein MDWQTLLNRERLGKPLHSPEELGRSPFHKDHDRIIFSGAFRRLGRKTQVHPMSSNDHIHTRLTHSLEVSCVGRSLGMRVGETLRASLPDWCEPTDLGMIVQSACLAHDIGNPPFGHSGEDAIRNWFKQAAGRGWLDGMSDTERLDFLNFEGNAQGLRVLTQLEYHQFDGGMRLTYATLGTYLKYPWTARHADSLGYKKHKFGCYQSELPVLEQIANKLGIPQVEDQRWARHPLVYLMEAADDICYALIDLEDGLEMDLLQYSEVEALLLDLVGDDLPDTYRQLGADDSRRRKLAILRGKAIEHLTNAAAQAFVEQQQALLDGTLEGDLVEHMHGPAKRCVLNAKDMARKKIFQDKRKTLLEIGAYTTLEVLLNAFCGAAVEQFGGRTPSFKHRRILDLLGSSAPAADAPLHSAFLRMIDFIAGMTDSYASEMAQEMTGGAGHHR, from the coding sequence TTGGACTGGCAGACCCTGCTTAACCGCGAACGACTCGGCAAACCGCTGCACAGCCCCGAAGAACTGGGGCGCAGTCCGTTTCACAAGGACCATGACCGGATCATCTTTTCCGGCGCGTTCCGGCGTCTGGGGCGCAAGACCCAGGTGCATCCGATGTCGAGCAACGACCATATCCATACCCGTCTGACCCACTCGCTGGAAGTCAGCTGTGTGGGCCGCTCGCTCGGCATGCGGGTGGGCGAAACCCTGCGCGCCAGCCTGCCGGACTGGTGCGAACCCACTGATCTGGGGATGATCGTGCAGTCGGCGTGCCTGGCCCATGACATCGGCAACCCGCCCTTTGGCCACTCCGGCGAAGACGCCATTCGCAACTGGTTCAAACAGGCGGCCGGGCGCGGCTGGCTCGATGGCATGAGTGACACCGAGCGGCTGGACTTTCTCAACTTCGAAGGCAATGCCCAGGGCCTGCGGGTGCTCACCCAACTGGAATATCACCAGTTCGATGGCGGGATGCGCCTGACCTACGCGACCCTGGGCACCTACCTCAAATACCCGTGGACCGCGCGCCACGCCGACTCGCTAGGCTATAAAAAACACAAGTTCGGTTGCTACCAGAGCGAGCTGCCGGTGCTTGAGCAGATCGCCAACAAGCTGGGCATCCCGCAAGTCGAAGATCAACGCTGGGCGCGCCATCCGCTGGTCTATCTGATGGAAGCGGCCGACGACATCTGCTACGCCCTGATCGATCTGGAAGACGGGCTGGAGATGGACCTGCTGCAATACAGTGAAGTCGAAGCCCTGCTGCTGGACCTGGTCGGTGACGACCTGCCCGACACCTATCGGCAACTGGGTGCCGACGACTCCCGGCGGCGCAAGCTGGCGATCCTGCGCGGCAAGGCCATCGAGCACCTGACCAATGCGGCGGCCCAGGCCTTTGTCGAACAGCAACAGGCGCTGCTTGACGGCACGCTGGAAGGCGATCTGGTCGAGCATATGCACGGTCCGGCCAAACGCTGTGTCCTCAATGCCAAGGACATGGCACGCAAGAAGATCTTCCAGGACAAGCGCAAGACCCTGCTCGAGATCGGCGCCTACACCACCCTGGAAGTGCTGCTCAATGCCTTCTGTGGCGCTGCGGTGGAGCAATTCGGCGGGCGCACCCCGTCGTTCAAGCATCGGCGCATTCTCGACCTGCTGGGTAGCAGCGCGCCGGCAGCCGATGCCCCACTGCACAGCGCGTTTCTGCGCATGATCGACTTCATTGCCGGCATGACCGACAGCTATGCCAGCGAAATGGCTCAGGAAATGACCGGCGGCGCGGGGCATCATCGCTGA
- a CDS encoding EAL domain-containing protein yields MITGQPIACFQPFIDTATGRIAGIEALGRLRDEQGQLHSVGPLFNDPAQSADSLRQLDRLIRDDALSRLHLAPQDWFLSLNMSPRWISSLTPGAPLPSLEQLQRHGVTAQRIVFEITELGGDIQRLSEVVRRYREAGARIAIDDFGAGYSQLDRVLALQPDILKLDMRLFQAAARGGPSSDVVRALAQMAEKTGCWIIAEGVETEAELHFALECGARYVQGFLFARAEPDFFAADSFVNAFAVLRDRYVLAKVAERARLMVLRRKLAALMSALQRWTLNELPGSELNELARPEEYPWLLRFYQCDRHGTQLTPNLEWRNGTWQADSRYVGHNWSWRPYFYHLLAEGWEERRLILSTTYRDATSNQYCLTAGQFFDAGQRLLLIDIDAAGL; encoded by the coding sequence GTGATCACGGGGCAACCCATTGCCTGCTTCCAGCCCTTCATCGACACCGCTACGGGGCGAATCGCCGGTATCGAAGCATTGGGTCGGCTGCGCGATGAGCAAGGCCAACTGCATTCGGTAGGGCCACTGTTCAATGACCCCGCCCAATCGGCCGACAGCCTGCGCCAACTGGACCGACTGATTCGTGATGATGCGCTGAGCCGCTTGCATCTGGCGCCGCAGGACTGGTTTCTGAGCCTGAACATGTCGCCGCGCTGGATCAGCAGCCTGACACCCGGCGCGCCACTGCCAAGCCTTGAGCAGTTGCAGCGCCATGGCGTGACGGCGCAACGGATCGTGTTTGAAATCACCGAACTGGGCGGTGATATCCAGCGCCTGAGCGAGGTCGTCAGGCGCTACCGCGAAGCCGGGGCACGGATCGCCATCGACGACTTTGGTGCCGGCTATTCGCAGTTGGATCGGGTTCTGGCCTTGCAGCCGGACATTCTCAAACTCGACATGCGCCTGTTTCAGGCGGCGGCCCGCGGTGGCCCGAGCAGCGATGTGGTACGTGCGCTGGCGCAGATGGCCGAAAAAACCGGCTGCTGGATCATTGCCGAAGGTGTCGAGACCGAGGCCGAGCTGCATTTTGCCCTGGAGTGCGGTGCACGCTATGTGCAGGGCTTTCTGTTCGCCCGCGCCGAACCGGATTTCTTCGCTGCCGACAGTTTCGTCAACGCCTTTGCCGTGCTGCGCGACCGTTACGTGCTGGCTAAAGTGGCCGAGCGCGCCAGACTGATGGTGCTGCGGCGCAAGCTGGCCGCACTGATGAGCGCACTGCAACGCTGGACGCTAAACGAACTGCCGGGCAGCGAACTCAACGAGCTGGCCCGCCCCGAAGAATACCCTTGGTTGCTGCGCTTTTATCAGTGCGACCGGCATGGCACCCAGCTCACCCCGAATCTGGAGTGGCGCAACGGCACCTGGCAGGCCGATAGCCGCTACGTGGGGCATAACTGGTCGTGGCGGCCCTACTTCTACCACCTGCTGGCCGAGGGTTGGGAAGAACGCCGGCTGATTCTCTCTACCACCTATCGCGACGCGACCAGCAACCAGTACTGCCTGACCGCCGGGCAGTTCTTCGACGCCGGCCAGCGCTTGCTGTTGATCGACATCGATGCCGCCGGGTTATGA
- a CDS encoding phage holin family protein, which produces MHGQNESAAQAEQPGSAPRRLGAAFLGLLHSHVELFGIELQEQKARTVSLLLFAGLALVFGLLLLTGLSALLLIVLWDSYRLVGIIGLCVFYFLAAVFCGLRLRAAIFDESSPFSATLEELANDRERLLP; this is translated from the coding sequence ATGCACGGGCAAAACGAATCCGCCGCCCAGGCCGAGCAACCGGGGTCTGCGCCACGGCGCCTGGGCGCCGCGTTTCTAGGCTTGCTGCACAGTCATGTCGAGCTGTTCGGCATCGAGCTGCAAGAGCAGAAAGCCCGCACGGTGAGCCTGCTGCTGTTTGCCGGTCTCGCCTTGGTATTCGGCCTGCTGCTGCTCACCGGTCTCTCGGCGCTGCTGTTGATCGTGCTATGGGACAGTTATCGCCTGGTCGGCATCATCGGCCTGTGCGTGTTTTATTTCCTGGCCGCCGTGTTCTGTGGCTTGCGCCTGCGCGCGGCGATCTTCGACGAGTCCTCGCCGTTCAGCGCAACCCTCGAAGAGCTGGCCAACGACCGTGAGCGATTGCTGCCATGA
- a CDS encoding DUF883 family protein encodes MARRTAQTAQEILLADFQTLVADTEKLLDHTASLAGEQADQLRDQIKDSLERARETLQLTEDSLRQRGEAAVQATEDYVQNNPWQSVGIAAGVGFLIGLLASRR; translated from the coding sequence ATGGCCCGCCGTACTGCCCAGACCGCCCAGGAAATCCTGCTGGCCGACTTCCAGACCCTGGTTGCCGACACCGAAAAACTCCTTGACCACACCGCCTCGCTGGCCGGTGAACAGGCCGACCAATTGCGTGACCAGATTAAGGACAGCCTTGAGCGCGCCCGTGAAACCCTGCAACTGACCGAGGACTCGCTGCGTCAGCGCGGTGAAGCGGCGGTGCAGGCGACCGAAGATTATGTGCAAAACAATCCCTGGCAGTCGGTGGGCATCGCCGCCGGGGTCGGTTTTCTGATCGGCCTGCTGGCCTCCAGGCGTTAA